The Macaca thibetana thibetana isolate TM-01 chromosome 11, ASM2454274v1, whole genome shotgun sequence genome window below encodes:
- the ZNF385A gene encoding zinc finger protein 385A isoform X1, with the protein MILGSLSRAGPLPLLRQPPIMQPPLDLKQILPFPLEPAPTLGLFSNYSTMDPVQKAVLSHTFGGPLLKTKRPVISCNVCQIRFNSQSQAEAHYKGNRHARRVKGIEAAKTRGREPGIREPGDPAPPGSTPTNGDGVAPRPVSMENGLGPAPGSPEKQPGSPSPPSIPETGQGVTKGEGGTPAPASLPGGSKEEEEKAKRLLYCALCKVAVNSLSQLEAHNKGTKHKTILEARSGLGPIKAYPRLGPPTPGEPEAPAQDRTFHCEICNVKVNSEVQLKQHISSRRHRDGVAGKPNPLLSRHKKSRGAGELAGTLTFSKELPKSLAGGLLPSPLAVAAVMAAAAGSPLSLRPAPAAPLLQGPPITHPLLHPAPGPIRTAHGPILFSPY; encoded by the exons ATGATCCTCG GCAGCCTGAGCCGGGCAGGGCCCCTGCCTCTGCTACGGCAGCCCCCCATCATGCAGCCCCCGCTGGACCTCAAGCAGATCCTGCCCTTCCCACTCGAGCCGGCCCCTACCCTTGGCCTCTTCAGCAACTACAGCACC ATGGACCCTGTACAGAAGGCTGTGCTCTCCCACACTTTTGGGGGACCCTTGCTCAAGACCAAGCGCCCCGTCATTTCCTGTAATGTCTGTCAAATCCGCTTCAATTCTCAG AGCCAGGCTGAGGCACACTACAAGGGTAACCGCCACGCCCGACGAGTCAAAGGCATTGAGGCCGCCAAGACCAGAGGCAGGGAGCCTGGCATCCGAGAACCTGGAGACCCAGCCCCCCCAGGCAGCACCCCAACAAATGGGGATGGTGTAGCACCCCGTCCAG TTTCCATGGAGAATGGACTGGGGCCAGCCCCAGGATCCCCAGAGAAACAGCCTGGCTCCCCATCCCCTCCCAGCATTCCGGAGACTGGTCAGGGTGTAACCAAGGGTGAAGGGGGGACTCCAGCCCCAGCTTCCTTGCCTGGGGGTagcaaggaagaggaggagaaagccaAGCGGCTGCTCTACTGTGCTCTGTGCAAGGTGGCTGTGAACTCCCTGTCCCAGCTTGAGGCACATAACAAAG GTACTAAGCACAAGACAATTCTGGAGGCCCGAAGTGGGCTGGGGCCCATCAAAGCTTACCCTAGGCTGGGGCCTCCCACCCCGGGGGAACCAGAGGCTCCTGCCCAGGACCGAACTTTCCACTGTGAGATCTGCAATGTCAAGGTCAACTCGGAGGTCCAACTGAAACAG CACATCTCCAGCCGGCGGCACCGAGACGGAGTGGCCGGGAAGCCCAACCCACTACTGAGCCGTCACAAGAAGTCTAGGGGCGCCGGGGAGCTGGCG GGCACGCTGACTTTCTCCAAGGAGCTGCCCAAGTCCCTGGCGGGCGGCCTTCTCCCCAGCCCCCTGGCGGTGGCTGCAGTGATGGCAGCGGCAGCGGGCTCGCCGCTGTCCCTGCGCCCGGCTCCAGCCGCACCTCTTCTCCAGGGACCGCCGATCACTCACCCTCTGCTTCACCCGGCCCCCGGACCCATCCGAACTGCGCACGGACCCATCCTCTTCTCCCCCTACTGA
- the ZNF385A gene encoding zinc finger protein 385A isoform X3: protein MDPVQKAVLSHTFGGPLLKTKRPVISCNVCQIRFNSQSQAEAHYKGNRHARRVKGIEAAKTRGREPGIREPGDPAPPGSTPTNGDGVAPRPVSMENGLGPAPGSPEKQPGSPSPPSIPETGQGVTKGEGGTPAPASLPGGSKEEEEKAKRLLYCALCKVAVNSLSQLEAHNKGTKHKTILEARSGLGPIKAYPRLGPPTPGEPEAPAQDRTFHCEICNVKVNSEVQLKQHISSRRHRDGVAGKPNPLLSRHKKSRGAGELAGTLTFSKELPKSLAGGLLPSPLAVAAVMAAAAGSPLSLRPAPAAPLLQGPPITHPLLHPAPGPIRTAHGPILFSPY, encoded by the exons ATGGACCCTGTACAGAAGGCTGTGCTCTCCCACACTTTTGGGGGACCCTTGCTCAAGACCAAGCGCCCCGTCATTTCCTGTAATGTCTGTCAAATCCGCTTCAATTCTCAG AGCCAGGCTGAGGCACACTACAAGGGTAACCGCCACGCCCGACGAGTCAAAGGCATTGAGGCCGCCAAGACCAGAGGCAGGGAGCCTGGCATCCGAGAACCTGGAGACCCAGCCCCCCCAGGCAGCACCCCAACAAATGGGGATGGTGTAGCACCCCGTCCAG TTTCCATGGAGAATGGACTGGGGCCAGCCCCAGGATCCCCAGAGAAACAGCCTGGCTCCCCATCCCCTCCCAGCATTCCGGAGACTGGTCAGGGTGTAACCAAGGGTGAAGGGGGGACTCCAGCCCCAGCTTCCTTGCCTGGGGGTagcaaggaagaggaggagaaagccaAGCGGCTGCTCTACTGTGCTCTGTGCAAGGTGGCTGTGAACTCCCTGTCCCAGCTTGAGGCACATAACAAAG GTACTAAGCACAAGACAATTCTGGAGGCCCGAAGTGGGCTGGGGCCCATCAAAGCTTACCCTAGGCTGGGGCCTCCCACCCCGGGGGAACCAGAGGCTCCTGCCCAGGACCGAACTTTCCACTGTGAGATCTGCAATGTCAAGGTCAACTCGGAGGTCCAACTGAAACAG CACATCTCCAGCCGGCGGCACCGAGACGGAGTGGCCGGGAAGCCCAACCCACTACTGAGCCGTCACAAGAAGTCTAGGGGCGCCGGGGAGCTGGCG GGCACGCTGACTTTCTCCAAGGAGCTGCCCAAGTCCCTGGCGGGCGGCCTTCTCCCCAGCCCCCTGGCGGTGGCTGCAGTGATGGCAGCGGCAGCGGGCTCGCCGCTGTCCCTGCGCCCGGCTCCAGCCGCACCTCTTCTCCAGGGACCGCCGATCACTCACCCTCTGCTTCACCCGGCCCCCGGACCCATCCGAACTGCGCACGGACCCATCCTCTTCTCCCCCTACTGA
- the GPR84 gene encoding G-protein coupled receptor 84: MWKTSDANFSCYHESVLGYRYVAVSWGVVVAVTGTVGNVLTLLALVIQRKLRTRFNLLIANLTLADLLYCTVLQPFSVDTYLHLHWRTGATFCRAFGLLLFASNSVSILTLCLIALGRYLLIAHPKLFPKVFSAKGIVLALVSTWVVGVASFAPLWPIYILVPVVCTCSFDRIRGRPYTTILMGIYFVLGLSSVGIFYCLIHRQVKRAAQALDQYKLRQASIHSNHVAGTDEAMPGRFQELDSRLASGGPSEGISSESVNAATTQTLEGDSSEVGDQINSKRAEQMAEKSPPEASAKAQPIKGARRAPDSSSEFGKVTQMCFAVFLCFALSYVPFLLLNILDARVQAPRVVHMLAANLTWLNGCINPVLYAAMNRQFRQAYASVFKRGPWSFRRLH, translated from the coding sequence ATGTGGAAAACCTCTGACGCCAACTTCTCCTGCTACCATGAGTCTGTGCTGGGCTATCGTTATGTTGCAGTTAgctggggggtggtggtggctgtgACAGGCACCGTGGGCAACGTGCTCACCCTACTGGCCTTGGTCATCCAGCGCAAGCTCCGGACCCGATTCAACCTGCTCATAGCCAACCTCACACTGGCTGATCTCCTCTACTGCACAGTCCTTCAGCCCTTCTCTGTGGACACCTACCTCCACCTGCACTGGCGCACCGGTGCCACCTTCTGTAGGGCATTTGGGCTCCTCCTTTTTGCCTCCAATTCTGTCTCCATCTTGACCCTCTGCCTCATCGCACTAGGACGCTACCTCCTCATTGCCCACCCTAAGCTTTTTCCCAAAGTTTTCAGTGCCAAGGGGATAGTGCTGGCACTGGTGAGCACCTGGGTTGTGGGTGTGGCCAGCTTTGCCCCCCTCTGGCCTATTTATATCCTGGTACCTGTAGTCTGCACCTGCAGCTTTGACCGCATCCGAGGCCGGCCTTATACCACCATCCTCATGGGCATCTACTTTGTGCTTGGACTCAGCAGTGTTGGCATCTTCTATTGCCTCATCCACCGCCAGGTCAAACGAGCAGCACAGGCACTGGACCAATACAAGTTGCGACAGGCAAGCATCCACTCCAACCATGTGGCTGGGACTGATGAGGCCATGCCTGGTCGTTTCCAGGAGCTGGACAGCAGGTTAGCATCAGGAGGACCCAGTGAGGGGATTTCATCTGAGTCAGTCAATGCTGCCACCACCCAGACCCTGGAAGGGGACTCATCAGAAGTGGGAGACCAGATCAACAGCAAGAGAGCTGAGCAGATGGCAGAGAAAAGCCCTCCAGAAGCATCTGCCAAAGCCCAGCCAATTAAAGGAGCCCGAAGAGCTCCGGATTCTTCATCGGAATTTGGGAAGGTGACTCAAATGTGTTTTGCTGTGTTCCTCTGCTTTGCCCTGAGCTACGTCCCCTTCTTGCTGCTCAACATTCTGGATGCGAGAGTCCAGGCTCCCCGGGTGGTCCACATGCTTGCCGCCAACCTCACCTGGCTCAACGGTTGCATCAACCCTGTGCTGTATGCAGCCATGAACCGCCAATTCCGCCAAGCATATGCCTCCGTTTTCAAAAGAGGGCCCTGGAGTTTCCGTAGGCTCCATTAG
- the ZNF385A gene encoding zinc finger protein 385A isoform X2, translating to MQPPLDLKQILPFPLEPAPTLGLFSNYSTMDPVQKAVLSHTFGGPLLKTKRPVISCNVCQIRFNSQSQAEAHYKGNRHARRVKGIEAAKTRGREPGIREPGDPAPPGSTPTNGDGVAPRPVSMENGLGPAPGSPEKQPGSPSPPSIPETGQGVTKGEGGTPAPASLPGGSKEEEEKAKRLLYCALCKVAVNSLSQLEAHNKGTKHKTILEARSGLGPIKAYPRLGPPTPGEPEAPAQDRTFHCEICNVKVNSEVQLKQHISSRRHRDGVAGKPNPLLSRHKKSRGAGELAGTLTFSKELPKSLAGGLLPSPLAVAAVMAAAAGSPLSLRPAPAAPLLQGPPITHPLLHPAPGPIRTAHGPILFSPY from the exons ATGCAGCCCCCGCTGGACCTCAAGCAGATCCTGCCCTTCCCACTCGAGCCGGCCCCTACCCTTGGCCTCTTCAGCAACTACAGCACC ATGGACCCTGTACAGAAGGCTGTGCTCTCCCACACTTTTGGGGGACCCTTGCTCAAGACCAAGCGCCCCGTCATTTCCTGTAATGTCTGTCAAATCCGCTTCAATTCTCAG AGCCAGGCTGAGGCACACTACAAGGGTAACCGCCACGCCCGACGAGTCAAAGGCATTGAGGCCGCCAAGACCAGAGGCAGGGAGCCTGGCATCCGAGAACCTGGAGACCCAGCCCCCCCAGGCAGCACCCCAACAAATGGGGATGGTGTAGCACCCCGTCCAG TTTCCATGGAGAATGGACTGGGGCCAGCCCCAGGATCCCCAGAGAAACAGCCTGGCTCCCCATCCCCTCCCAGCATTCCGGAGACTGGTCAGGGTGTAACCAAGGGTGAAGGGGGGACTCCAGCCCCAGCTTCCTTGCCTGGGGGTagcaaggaagaggaggagaaagccaAGCGGCTGCTCTACTGTGCTCTGTGCAAGGTGGCTGTGAACTCCCTGTCCCAGCTTGAGGCACATAACAAAG GTACTAAGCACAAGACAATTCTGGAGGCCCGAAGTGGGCTGGGGCCCATCAAAGCTTACCCTAGGCTGGGGCCTCCCACCCCGGGGGAACCAGAGGCTCCTGCCCAGGACCGAACTTTCCACTGTGAGATCTGCAATGTCAAGGTCAACTCGGAGGTCCAACTGAAACAG CACATCTCCAGCCGGCGGCACCGAGACGGAGTGGCCGGGAAGCCCAACCCACTACTGAGCCGTCACAAGAAGTCTAGGGGCGCCGGGGAGCTGGCG GGCACGCTGACTTTCTCCAAGGAGCTGCCCAAGTCCCTGGCGGGCGGCCTTCTCCCCAGCCCCCTGGCGGTGGCTGCAGTGATGGCAGCGGCAGCGGGCTCGCCGCTGTCCCTGCGCCCGGCTCCAGCCGCACCTCTTCTCCAGGGACCGCCGATCACTCACCCTCTGCTTCACCCGGCCCCCGGACCCATCCGAACTGCGCACGGACCCATCCTCTTCTCCCCCTACTGA